One genomic window of Borreliella garinii includes the following:
- a CDS encoding AAA family ATPase yields MVEIDSKEIARKNKNKEVSIWHLLMSIITTPKKSEIKFIDTKTLKSIKQEAICEIDKLEKILIEKNEIIIPKINKEIFTLIKEAKKEFKSKPLIGSKEIFYQILKNKKLLKKYKLSKSSFDFKDQNILEYMEKNKIRLIETYKEFDEEIRLENEQFEIGKYVKNLTALAKNKKLDPLIGREVEIKALTNILLRRNKNSAILIGEPGVGKTAIVEGLASSIVQKKISSKLQDKTILMLKVSNLVSGTKYRGEFEDRLNNIIKYIEKNKNTIIFIDEIHTLIGAGNSEGALDASNILKPSLSRAEIQIIGATTYNEYRKYISKDKAFARRFQTITVREPDEKDTLKIIKNIAKNFEDYHGVIYEKSALINIVKLSSKYLINKRFPDKAIDLIDIAGAIKKEEPTKDNIVTSDDIQKAISEILSIKTTNNIKEEILELKEVESKINQKVIGQKHAVSELIKEIIKVKLGLNDDSKPLTSILLIGSNGCGKTTLTDELSKKFIKDQNSVLKLDMSDYREENSISKLIGTNPGYVGYSDGGILTNKLKHSFETLILLENIENAHDSILNLISQMLENGELIDSKEDKILFKNTIIIMTTNIGSKMLLGEKNIGFNKNQQKSTETKNIKEEIKQDLEKRFKLSLLDRIQKKIILNVLTKDNVEEICKNYLNALKTKFYSKGIEIEIKKDIDKFITTKYYKKNSGARSVIAAIKEKIEEDIITKIADNQNINKITIYLEEEKIIIE; encoded by the coding sequence TTGGTAGAAATAGATTCAAAAGAAATTGCAAGAAAAAATAAAAATAAAGAAGTTTCAATTTGGCACCTATTAATGTCTATAATTACCACTCCTAAAAAATCTGAAATAAAATTTATAGATACAAAAACTCTAAAAAGCATTAAACAGGAAGCTATATGCGAAATAGATAAATTAGAGAAAATTTTAATAGAAAAAAATGAGATAATTATTCCAAAAATCAATAAAGAAATCTTTACTCTCATAAAAGAAGCTAAAAAGGAATTTAAATCTAAACCCTTAATAGGATCAAAAGAAATTTTTTATCAAATATTGAAAAATAAAAAACTTCTAAAAAAGTACAAACTAAGTAAATCTAGCTTCGACTTTAAAGATCAAAATATATTAGAATACATGGAAAAAAATAAAATAAGATTAATTGAAACCTACAAAGAATTTGATGAAGAAATACGACTTGAAAATGAACAATTTGAAATTGGAAAGTATGTCAAAAATTTAACAGCACTTGCAAAAAATAAAAAATTAGATCCTTTGATTGGAAGAGAAGTAGAGATTAAAGCTCTTACCAATATACTCTTGAGAAGAAATAAAAATAGCGCAATACTAATAGGTGAGCCTGGCGTAGGAAAAACAGCAATAGTTGAAGGACTTGCATCAAGCATAGTACAAAAAAAAATAAGTAGCAAACTACAAGACAAAACAATTTTAATGCTTAAAGTTTCAAACTTGGTATCGGGAACAAAATATAGAGGTGAGTTTGAAGACCGTTTAAATAATATAATTAAGTATATTGAAAAAAATAAAAACACAATAATATTTATTGATGAAATACACACTTTAATAGGAGCTGGAAACTCCGAAGGAGCTCTTGATGCATCAAATATATTAAAGCCATCACTTTCTAGGGCTGAAATACAAATTATTGGAGCAACTACTTATAATGAATACCGAAAATATATTTCAAAAGACAAAGCATTCGCCAGAAGATTTCAAACAATTACTGTAAGAGAGCCTGATGAAAAAGATACGCTAAAAATAATCAAAAATATTGCAAAAAATTTCGAAGACTATCATGGAGTGATCTATGAAAAAAGCGCGCTTATAAATATAGTAAAACTTTCATCCAAATATCTAATAAATAAAAGATTTCCAGATAAAGCAATAGATCTAATAGACATTGCCGGCGCAATTAAAAAGGAAGAACCTACAAAAGACAATATCGTAACATCGGATGATATACAAAAAGCAATAAGTGAAATATTATCTATTAAAACAACAAATAACATAAAAGAAGAAATTTTAGAATTAAAAGAAGTAGAGAGCAAAATCAATCAAAAAGTAATAGGACAAAAACATGCAGTAAGCGAGCTTATCAAAGAAATTATTAAAGTCAAACTTGGACTAAATGACGATTCTAAGCCCTTAACTTCAATATTGCTAATAGGGTCAAATGGATGTGGAAAAACCACTTTAACTGATGAACTATCTAAAAAATTTATTAAGGATCAAAATTCAGTATTAAAACTAGATATGTCAGATTATAGAGAAGAAAATTCTATTTCAAAATTAATCGGCACAAATCCAGGATATGTGGGCTACTCTGATGGAGGCATTCTGACAAACAAATTAAAACATTCATTTGAAACTTTAATATTGCTTGAAAACATTGAAAATGCCCACGACTCCATATTAAACTTAATAAGTCAAATGCTTGAAAATGGAGAACTTATTGATAGCAAAGAAGATAAAATACTATTTAAAAATACAATTATAATAATGACTACAAATATTGGATCTAAAATGCTTCTTGGAGAGAAGAATATTGGATTCAATAAAAATCAACAAAAAAGCACAGAAACAAAAAATATTAAAGAAGAAATAAAACAAGATCTTGAAAAAAGATTTAAGTTATCTCTTTTAGACAGAATTCAAAAAAAAATCATCCTAAATGTCCTTACAAAGGACAATGTAGAAGAAATTTGTAAAAACTACTTAAATGCACTTAAAACAAAATTTTACTCTAAAGGAATTGAAATAGAAATAAAAAAAGATATTGACAAATTCATAACTACAAAATACTATAAAAAAAATTCAGGAGCAAGAAGCGTAATTGCTGCAATAAAGGAAAAAATAGAAGAAGATATTATCACCAAAATAGCTGATAATCAAAACATAAATAAAATAACAATTTATTTAGAAGAAGAAAAAATAATAATAGAATAA
- the ileS gene encoding isoleucine--tRNA ligase codes for MFKKVENKANFPKIEEKILKFWTDNKIFEKSMKQREGCEEFTFYDGPPFATGLPHFGHFVPNTIKDIIPRYQTMKGKYVKRNFGWDTHGLPVEYEVEKKLGISGKYEIENYGIENFNKECKKIVLRYTEEWKNIILRLGRWVDFEKGYKTMDISFMESVWWVFKNLYNKGLIYESYYVLPYSPKLATPLSNFEVNLGEYKEVNDPSLTIKFKIKDKNEYLLAWTTTPWTLPSNLGIAVGKEIEYSKIFDKKKEEVLILGSKKINSYFDDENAYTIIEKFKGSQLQGIEYEPIFNYFLEQKDKGAFKVHTADYVTTDDGTGIVHIAPFGEEDYRVLKKHTNVDIIDPLDAECKFTNRVKDFKGLFVKDADKKIIENLKLRNFLFKRENYLHRYPFCYRTNYPIIYRPISSWFVNVEKIKTKLLEVNEKINWMPAHLKKGRFGKWLENAKDWAISRNRFWGNPIPIWICSKTGKKICVGSKKELEELSGQKIEDLHKDKIDKITWPSKDGGTFIRTSEVLDCWFESGAMPYASNHYPFANASNFKNTFPADFIAEGLDQTRGWFYTLTILGTSLFENTAFKNVIVNGLVLSSDGRKMSKSFKNYTDPMEVINTFGADALRLYLIMSPVVKADDLKYSDNGVRDVLKNIIIPIWNAYSFFTTYAIIDKFKPAKNLSLVKSNNLDKWIISELESLKKILNKEIDKYNLTKSIESLLEFIDKLNNWYIRRSRRRFWKSENDKDKNDAYETLYYAIKTLMILLAPFIPFITEEIYQNLKTDKDKQSIHLNDYPKANENFIDKTIEEKINLARKITSMARSLRSLHNIKIRMPISTIYVVTKNQNEQNMLIEMQEIILDEINAKEMKIKSNEEELINYKAKANFKELGKKLGKDMKTVSIEISKLKNEDIIKIINGISHEIKVDNTKYYLSLNDIILEREEKDNLKVINEESITIGIDSLITQELYLEGLTREFVRQVQNLRKEKNFDVSDRINLYIENNATLEEILNKFEKYIKTETLALNIILNKSKLEKKINLDDDIFTIIGIEKC; via the coding sequence ATGTTTAAAAAAGTAGAAAACAAGGCAAATTTTCCTAAAATAGAAGAAAAAATATTAAAATTTTGGACTGACAACAAGATCTTTGAAAAATCAATGAAGCAAAGAGAAGGATGTGAAGAATTTACATTTTATGACGGACCACCTTTTGCAACAGGACTTCCTCATTTTGGACATTTTGTTCCAAACACAATAAAAGACATAATTCCAAGATATCAAACAATGAAAGGTAAATATGTTAAAAGAAATTTTGGGTGGGATACTCACGGACTACCTGTTGAATACGAAGTAGAAAAAAAATTGGGAATTTCTGGCAAATACGAAATAGAAAATTATGGCATTGAAAATTTTAACAAAGAATGCAAAAAAATAGTACTTAGATATACAGAAGAATGGAAAAATATAATCTTGAGGCTTGGAAGATGGGTAGATTTTGAAAAAGGCTACAAAACTATGGATATAAGCTTCATGGAATCTGTGTGGTGGGTATTTAAAAATCTTTATAACAAAGGGTTAATCTACGAAAGTTATTATGTACTCCCCTATTCTCCAAAGCTTGCAACTCCACTTTCAAACTTCGAAGTGAATCTTGGAGAATATAAAGAAGTAAATGACCCTTCATTAACAATAAAATTTAAAATAAAAGATAAAAACGAATACCTACTAGCATGGACAACCACCCCTTGGACATTGCCCTCAAACCTTGGAATTGCGGTAGGAAAAGAAATAGAGTATTCTAAAATTTTTGACAAAAAAAAAGAAGAGGTTTTAATACTTGGATCAAAAAAGATTAATAGCTATTTTGATGATGAAAATGCATATACTATTATAGAAAAATTCAAAGGAAGCCAGCTTCAAGGCATAGAATATGAACCTATTTTTAACTACTTTTTAGAACAAAAAGATAAAGGAGCTTTCAAAGTCCACACAGCCGATTATGTTACAACTGACGATGGAACAGGAATTGTTCATATTGCGCCTTTTGGAGAAGAAGACTACAGAGTACTTAAAAAACACACAAATGTAGATATAATAGATCCCTTAGATGCTGAATGTAAATTTACAAATAGGGTAAAAGATTTTAAAGGACTTTTTGTAAAAGATGCTGACAAAAAAATAATAGAAAACCTAAAATTACGCAATTTTTTATTCAAAAGAGAAAACTATCTTCACAGGTATCCATTTTGTTACAGAACAAACTACCCAATTATTTATAGACCAATAAGCTCGTGGTTTGTAAATGTAGAAAAAATAAAAACCAAACTCTTAGAAGTCAATGAAAAAATTAATTGGATGCCAGCTCATTTAAAAAAAGGAAGATTTGGAAAATGGCTAGAAAATGCAAAGGATTGGGCAATAAGCAGAAACAGATTTTGGGGAAATCCAATTCCAATTTGGATATGCTCAAAAACAGGAAAAAAAATTTGCGTTGGATCAAAAAAAGAGCTTGAAGAGCTATCTGGTCAAAAAATCGAAGACTTACATAAAGATAAAATAGATAAAATAACCTGGCCAAGCAAAGACGGTGGCACATTTATCAGGACAAGCGAAGTTCTAGATTGCTGGTTTGAATCTGGAGCAATGCCTTACGCAAGTAATCATTATCCATTTGCAAATGCAAGTAATTTTAAAAACACATTTCCTGCTGACTTTATTGCAGAAGGCCTAGATCAAACAAGAGGATGGTTTTATACTCTTACAATCCTAGGAACTTCTCTTTTTGAAAACACAGCATTCAAAAACGTCATTGTAAATGGACTTGTGCTTTCAAGCGATGGAAGAAAAATGTCAAAATCCTTTAAAAATTATACAGATCCGATGGAAGTAATAAACACCTTCGGCGCCGATGCCTTAAGGCTTTATTTAATAATGAGCCCTGTAGTCAAGGCTGATGATTTAAAATATAGCGACAATGGAGTAAGAGATGTTCTTAAAAACATAATAATACCCATTTGGAACGCTTATTCCTTTTTTACAACTTATGCAATAATTGATAAATTTAAACCTGCAAAAAATCTCAGTTTAGTCAAAAGCAATAATCTTGACAAATGGATCATAAGCGAACTTGAAAGCCTAAAAAAAATACTAAATAAAGAAATAGACAAATATAATTTAACAAAATCAATAGAATCTTTACTTGAATTTATAGATAAATTAAATAATTGGTATATAAGAAGATCTAGAAGAAGATTTTGGAAATCAGAAAACGATAAAGATAAAAATGATGCCTACGAAACATTATATTATGCAATCAAAACTTTAATGATTTTGCTTGCGCCCTTTATTCCATTTATAACAGAAGAGATTTATCAAAATTTAAAAACCGATAAAGACAAGCAATCAATACACCTTAACGATTATCCAAAAGCAAATGAAAATTTCATCGACAAAACAATTGAAGAGAAAATAAATCTCGCAAGAAAAATAACTTCAATGGCAAGATCACTCAGATCATTACACAATATAAAAATACGCATGCCTATTAGCACAATATATGTTGTCACAAAAAATCAAAATGAACAAAATATGCTAATAGAGATGCAAGAAATAATATTAGATGAAATAAATGCAAAAGAAATGAAAATAAAATCTAACGAAGAGGAGCTTATAAATTACAAAGCAAAAGCAAACTTTAAAGAACTTGGTAAAAAGCTTGGAAAAGATATGAAAACGGTATCTATTGAAATTAGCAAGCTAAAAAATGAAGACATAATAAAAATAATAAATGGAATATCTCATGAAATAAAAGTAGATAATACAAAGTATTACTTATCATTAAATGATATAATATTAGAAAGAGAAGAAAAAGATAACTTAAAAGTAATCAATGAAGAATCTATTACAATAGGAATAGATTCACTAATAACACAAGAATTATACTTAGAAGGACTTACAAGAGAATTTGTAAGACAGGTACAAAATTTAAGAAAAGAAAAAAATTTTGATGTTAGCGATAGAATAAATTTATACATAGAAAATAATGCAACATTGGAAGAAATACTAAATAAATTTGAAAAATATATTAAAACTGAAACATTGGCTTTAAATATCATATTAAACAAAAGTAAACTAGAAAAAAAAATAAACCTAGACGATGACATATTTACAATAATAGGAATTGAAAAATGTTAA